One stretch of Arachis duranensis cultivar V14167 chromosome 1, aradu.V14167.gnm2.J7QH, whole genome shotgun sequence DNA includes these proteins:
- the LOC107483758 gene encoding novel plant SNARE 11 yields MDQLSAISEELAEIDGRIADNFRSLANGFQKLDKIKDSSRQSRQLEDLTDKMRDSKRLIKEFDKEVKALEANFDRETTKMLNDKKQSMIKELNSYVALKKQYASNIENKKIELFEGANEGFAEENVLLASSMTNQQLMDNGNRMMDETDQAIERGKKVVQETITVGTETAAALKAQTEQMSRIVNELDSIHFSIKRASQLVKEIGRQVATDKCIMGLLFLIVAGVVAIIIVKLVHPNNKDIRDIPGLAPPAMNRRLLWSQSHS; encoded by the exons ATGGATCAATTGTCAGCTATCAGTGAGGAACTCGCAGAGATCGATGGCCGCATAGCCGATAATTTCCGCTCTCTAGC GAATGGCTTCCAGAAGCTTGACAAGATTAAAGATTCCAGCAGGCAGAGCAGGCAGCTCGAAGACCTCACTGACAAAATGCGCGACTCCAAACG TCTTATAAAAGAGTTCGATAAAGAGGTGAAAGCTTTGGAGGCTAATTTTGACAGAGAAACCACCAAAATGTTGAATGACAAGAAGCAGTCCATG ATCAAAGAGCTCAATTCATATGTCGCTTTGAAAAAACA ATATGCTTCAAATATTGAGAATAAGAAAATTGAGCTGTTTGAGGGAGCCAATGAAGGTTTTGCAGAAGAAAATGTCTTGTTAGCATCTT CAATGACAAATCAACAGCTAATGGATAATGGGAATCGGATGATGGATGAGACAGATCAAGCCATTGAGAGGGGAAAGAag GTTGTTCAAGAAACAATAACTGTCGGTACAGAGACTGCAGCAGCTCTGAAGGCTCAG ACAGAACAAATGAGCAGAATTGTCAATGAATTGGATTCTATCCATTTCTCTATAAAGAGAGCCTCTCAGTTGGTCAAGGAAATCGGTAGGCAG GTTGCTACTGACAAGTGTATTATGGGATTACTTTTCCTTATTGTAGCTGGAGTAGTTGCTATCATTATTGTAAAG CTTGTACACCCAAACAACAAGGACATCCGAGACATTCCCGGATTAGCTCCTCCAGCCATGAACAGAAGACTGCTTTGGAGTCAAAGTCACAGTTAA